One Maribacter cobaltidurans genomic window carries:
- a CDS encoding ABC-F family ATP-binding cassette domain-containing protein — MLSVSNLSVQFGKRILFDEVNVSFTEGNCYGIIGANGAGKSTFLKILSGQMDPTSGHVHLEPGKRMSILEQDHNASDEYTVLETVVKGNKPLYDIKKEIDALYADYNDENADRIGELQVQFEEMNGWNADSDAAALLSNLGIGEEMHYTLMADMDSKLKVRVLLAQALFGSPDVLIMDEPTNDLDYETINWLENFLADYENTVIVVSHDRHFLDTVCTHIGDIDFGKLNLYSGNYTFWYESSQLAARQRAQQNKKAEEKAKELQEFIMRFSANVAKSKQATSRKKMLSKLKVDDIKPSSRRYPAIIFEREREAGDQILNVDGLKATTEEGEVLFDNVNINLAKGDKIAVISRDSRATSAFYEIINGNKKADHGKYSWGITTTQSYLPADNSSFFTQDINLVDWLRQWAKTEEEREEVYIRGFLGKMLFSGEEALKKCTVLSGGEKVRCMLSRMMMLRANVLMLDEPTNHLDLESITAFNNSLKNFKGTVLFTTHDHEFAQTVANRIIELTPKGNIDRYSTFDEYMSDKALKEQRGKMYAVPA, encoded by the coding sequence ATGTTATCAGTATCCAATTTATCAGTTCAGTTTGGAAAAAGAATATTATTCGATGAAGTCAACGTGTCCTTTACGGAGGGTAACTGTTATGGAATAATTGGAGCCAATGGAGCAGGGAAATCGACCTTTTTAAAAATATTATCGGGACAGATGGACCCCACATCCGGCCATGTACATCTGGAGCCTGGTAAAAGAATGTCCATTTTGGAGCAGGACCATAATGCGTCAGACGAGTACACTGTTCTGGAGACCGTGGTCAAAGGCAATAAGCCACTCTACGATATAAAAAAGGAAATTGATGCCTTGTATGCCGATTACAATGATGAAAATGCCGATAGAATAGGGGAGTTACAAGTGCAATTCGAAGAAATGAATGGCTGGAATGCAGATAGCGATGCGGCCGCTCTGCTTTCAAATCTGGGTATTGGTGAGGAAATGCACTATACATTGATGGCGGATATGGATTCCAAACTCAAGGTTAGGGTCCTTTTGGCCCAAGCCCTTTTTGGTAGTCCAGATGTATTGATCATGGATGAGCCTACGAATGATTTGGATTATGAGACCATCAATTGGTTGGAGAACTTTTTGGCCGATTATGAAAACACGGTAATTGTAGTATCACATGACCGTCATTTCTTGGATACAGTCTGTACCCACATTGGGGATATCGACTTTGGCAAATTGAACCTATATTCCGGAAATTATACTTTCTGGTATGAAAGTAGTCAGTTGGCGGCAAGACAAAGGGCACAACAAAATAAAAAGGCAGAGGAAAAAGCCAAGGAATTGCAAGAGTTTATTATGCGCTTTAGTGCAAACGTGGCAAAAAGCAAGCAGGCTACTTCCAGAAAGAAAATGTTGTCCAAATTGAAAGTGGATGATATAAAACCTTCCAGCAGAAGATACCCTGCAATTATTTTTGAGAGAGAACGTGAAGCGGGTGATCAAATACTGAATGTGGATGGTTTAAAAGCTACTACGGAAGAGGGCGAAGTTTTGTTCGATAATGTCAACATTAATCTAGCAAAAGGAGATAAAATAGCTGTTATTTCAAGGGATTCTAGGGCAACCTCGGCCTTTTATGAAATTATCAACGGAAATAAAAAGGCGGATCACGGAAAATATAGTTGGGGGATTACAACTACGCAATCCTATTTACCTGCGGATAATTCCAGTTTTTTTACCCAAGATATCAACTTGGTAGATTGGTTAAGACAATGGGCAAAGACGGAGGAAGAGCGTGAAGAAGTTTATATAAGGGGGTTTTTGGGTAAAATGTTGTTTAGTGGAGAAGAGGCCCTTAAAAAGTGTACCGTACTCTCTGGAGGAGAAAAAGTCAGGTGTATGTTAAGCAGGATGATGATGCTAAGAGCAAATGTGCTTATGTTGGATGAACCTACGAACCATTTAGATCTGGAGAGTATCACGGCATTCAATAATTCCTTAAAGAATTTTAAGGGAACGGTGCTCTTTACCACCCATGATCACGAGTTTGCACAAACTGTTGCCAACAGAATCATAGAATTGACACCCAAAGGCAACATTGACCGATATTCTACGTTTGATGAATATATGTCGGACAAGGCATTGAAGGAACAGAGGGGCAAGATGTATGCTGTTCCTGCATAA
- a CDS encoding fasciclin domain-containing protein, with amino-acid sequence MKNWTSPMSLLLLLFFAFSNAQEPQNEQSSTSLIHFGNSILSNTENTTSHSVLLAALRASDLDCLLDYDAQFTVFAPSNAAFNKLSDVTKKLLLNPDNKEKLKAIMSYHIIAGKLSASNILRAMCRGNGEASFTTILGEKITATMNGIDIVLTDNKGNKAKIVTADSEQSNGFIHEIDSVFFPVNLF; translated from the coding sequence ATGAAAAACTGGACATCCCCCATGTCTCTTTTACTCTTGCTTTTTTTCGCTTTTAGTAATGCGCAAGAACCCCAAAACGAACAATCCTCAACAAGCCTGATTCATTTTGGGAATTCTATTTTATCTAATACTGAAAATACAACCAGTCATAGTGTATTATTGGCGGCACTCAGGGCTTCGGATTTAGATTGTCTTTTGGACTACGACGCCCAATTCACAGTTTTCGCCCCTTCCAATGCCGCTTTTAACAAGCTTTCTGATGTTACCAAAAAATTACTTCTAAACCCAGACAACAAAGAAAAGCTTAAGGCTATAATGTCCTATCATATTATTGCAGGCAAGTTATCGGCCTCTAATATTTTAAGGGCTATGTGCCGGGGAAACGGCGAGGCCTCATTTACTACTATTTTAGGTGAAAAAATAACGGCCACTATGAACGGAATAGATATTGTCTTAACCGATAACAAAGGTAACAAGGCCAAGATAGTTACCGCAGATTCCGAACAGAGCAACGGATTTATACATGAAATAGATAGTGTATTCTTTCCTGTAAACTTGTTTTAA